The genomic DNA AAGACTTGCATAACATTTAGATAATActtcttttcagagaaagagagatctAACTACTTCCAAAGGCTTCATGATGATTTAATAAtttaacaacaggaaaaaaatgccagagaattttttttagtatttctaaaATTATAGTTTTAGCTGGacttttacaaaattatttgaaCGATTAGAACTGCAgattttattgtttgatttttaaggccaaaaagaaaaatttgtttaaaaaaaagtatgttccGAATGGCCCTTATATGTAGGGATAATACAAGCCAGAATGAACTAGATTCTAATATTTCCATTACTATTAAGAGCccattactgtaaaaaaaaaaaaaagtgaagtgaaaTGCTACTGATCACAACTAATAAGAATCTGATGCCATATCAGAACTAGCAAATGGCCATATTTCATGAGTTTGTATGTGAAATTTGTGAAGTCTGATTTCCGCAATAGCACTGAATTCATTACTATCAAGCATTGAAATAAGTGCACTTGATTGCCTTAAGCAAAAGAAACATTGGGTTCTAATCTCACTCCACCGTTacgtttttcatttaaaataaaaactgaattctAATTCTGTtctcatcttttattttctattatttatttaaaaattaataatcacATAGATTATATTTAATTCAGAGCTGTACTTCTTAGGTTTGTATTTTGGCAAAAACCAAGTGATCAAATTTATTATTCTTCACTTAGCTGAGTCCAACtgattcctgattttttttaaatatttttttaatggaaagcgTACATGAAGGGACAAACAGAGACATATTGAGGATGtataagaaaatgcaaacagataGAACAATCACTGTGTTGTTTTAATAAATGTCAGAAACTTCTGCAGTCTTGTTTACATTCCTCACCCCCCTAAACTTCAATGGAACGTTGCattgttttccaaaattattGTCTGTTGTTACATTGTCATGCACTCTAAAAACAAATTCTGAACATAAACTTAGCAAGTTCCATTACTAAtctttgaaaatacagatttcaatGTAGAATTAAGTACACTGAGAGACTGCGTGCTATGCGTTTTTGCTCACAGTGACTAATGAATTCAATCTTccaaatatttaacaaaataacttGAAGGAATACCTCTAAGGTAAGAAGAATAAATTTCAGTCACTTCTGTATCGTAATGTACTTTTCAATAATGTCTtacactttttttaattaatgtctGAAATTGATCATTTTCATATGAGAGTCAGAAAAGTGAGGAATAACAACAACATGTAAGAAGAAAATCATCACCGCGAAGTAGAGAGACAGAGATGCAGGCTTTTCTTTCCTAACCAACCTGTGCCTTTACACTAGAACCATTATACAAGACAGGATcaatatggttaaaaaaaacaaacaaacaaaacccaacaactgaAAAACGTTGAGCAATGTGTATAAACTGTATTACatagggttttttctgttttgtgtaatGTTTATGACTGTTCACTTAATGTTTCACTAGAAAAAGTGATTTGTTAGTGTAAAgtagaaaacatttttgcaaagatCTAAACACTTACTGAAAGTAaagttattttagatttttattaaCAGCCATAACATACCTACTAGACACAAATGACCTATTCCTGTCATTACTTATTAATGTAATTTCCACATGTGCAGAACTGGAACCATCAATCATTCAACTGAAATCAGTAGGACTACAAGATTTGCGTGATGTTGATGACACACACAGATGCTTGCAGGCCTGGTCCCATAGTTCAAACTTCCTTTGTAGTTTTAAATTACTGTTACAGTGGAGTCTTACAATTTGCAACACTGATGTACTTACTTCTTAAAACTCAACTACTTCTATTGTGAAGATCATCAAGCTCCACATCCTGTAATATTCTGCACGTTTTATAAGTTAAGCTAATGCTTCCATTTGGAAGCATTACCTCTACAACTGGATAGACGAAACTCTCCTTGAAACACCCACACTCAGAATCAGCTTAGCACAGAAGGTAGAGATGATAATGCAAGTGATTCTTACAACAGTTAGTAAAGCATATACTTTAGATCCTCAACTGGAACATTAAGGGAGGGTGTTGCCAACAATATATGTACTAACACTGACAGAtcacttttttaaataaagactgtCTGCGCGTTAAACTGTAAAAGCGTTTTCCTGTTACAAGTCAAATGATTTACTGGACCAGGTTCAAGTTTTAttctaaatatataattttttaagtgtaactaaaagctgtattttccatTAATGTGTTTCTGCGTTGACTAGCTGGCTCCTTTTTAGAATAttaactgttttctgtatttgacTTGTTGGATacaatatttcaattattttaaatgtgaaatttcCAATTGCCAACACtgtataataaaatttaaaaaaaaataatcacactgtTCACTGTTTTCTTGACAATTCTTTTGTGTTGTGTTACAATTCCCAACAGATCTGATACAAAGCTACTGAAATAGGGGAACTAGctaagaggaaaaggaaatagaAACAACAGGAATAATCTATGGAAGTTAACGTTTGAAGGCAAAGACACATAAACATGTACATGGTCCATCCCTCATGAAAGATGTTTCTATGGCAAAGGCAAGGAAGTTCTGCGTTCAAATAATTATTTCTCTCCAACTTCCTCTGTGTCCTTGAGCAATCTTCCTACAGCTTCAGagtgtgttgatttttttatacGGGTGTTAtagttattatttattttttaaaagaaacatgaatcAGATAACATATCAACGGGAACCATATGAATATGTAATATGTACAGCTGCATCCTGTGAAATCTTTCTATAGTTTCCATTATGTTCATTTCTAGAAAGGCTTTTACAGGTGTTCTTGTAagccagcaaagaaaaaggaacctGTTAGTTGGAACTGAAGTGAAATAAAGATGCCTCCTTACTTTCTACCAAAGAGCAGTTTTAATGCAACACGCAGAGTCAACAAGAACTTTGTTGATGTTTGTTTGCTATTAACTCCTCAAAAGAAGTACATACTCAACATTTTGAAACAGATATTGAAAGAATTTGTAAGAACTAAAGAtaatgaaaagcaacagcaatCTGAATTTGTATTGATGATCTTTTTCTAAAACACTTGCACTACTGCAAAACTTCAATGTTTTAATTCAGATTTTCTCCAGTAAAATCTAATCTACTATGTAACAAAACCCTGTTAAATATAACTAGGAAAGATAAGCTGTGAAAAGTaataatggaaacaaaacattGGTACTAACTGTTGTTGGATAACACACCATAgtaatattttcaattatttaatcagattttctgtattatttttggaAAAATGCTTTAGGATGTTCAACCTTTATGGGTAATgagtgaaaaaaatccatttcagacAACCATTTTGACCGTTTTaagtttcattcattttttttacatatgttgTCATCTCAATATCTGCAATTTTAACAAAATCTTGGAAAGTGTTTTGTTCTTGAACAGTTGCTGGTCTTACAGAGACGCActtgaaaatgttcctttttgcCTCATAGTTTCCCATGCACCTGTGCACTCGACCTCTAATTAGCCTTGGAAGCTCCCGGTCCTTCATCAAAAGcataataaacaaataaaaaaattatctcatctaacataaaagctttcaaaatgtcTGGTTTCTGAAGATTAAACGCAAAGGGAATTTACGTCAGCTTTTTTGCTATTACCAACTCCTTAGAAAGTCACACCTTTTTTGCTGAAACAAAAAGTCTGGGACATGATTATTGCTCTAGACCAGTTTGGGAACAATATGGTATAAGCATCCAGCTTTCACTTTACAcagtaattttctattttatcagAACAAAATATTATTAACTTCAGAAAAGGTATTATAGCTAGTGCTGTCTGTGTTATGTACAGACATAGGCATACTTACAATTTCGTAAAATACACAAGGCAGAATCTCCTTTCCATCCCTCAGAAGAAAATTCTTTGCCCCATATGGTCCAGGTGTGACTGCAGAATCAAGAGTGCCTATACCATTTAGCAAGAATAAATCATGATGTAACATCAGAGTAGCACTAAGTATGATATACAAACATACCATGACGATGTTTACTACACAAAAGCACTAAGATATGTCAGTTCAGCATCAGCTTTCGGTGAGAACTTGTGCTGCCAGCACTGGAAGTTCCAATACAAATGATGGGCTTTACCTAGTCTTTGAACAGCAAAATTGTATATGATATCTCTCTAAACTGAATGACCATCACTGTAAACAGGTTATTCCCTTGTTAAGCAGAGCCCAACACAATTCTTGTTTTGTTGATCTTTGTATGCAAATCAACTTTAAATATTTGCAGCCttttcaaaataagttttttGAGATGCCATTACATTGTATTCTTATTCACCTTGCTTTAAAGTTTAGTCATTTCAGTCTTTTGCCATGTTCTTTTCTCAGATAATGCTAATCAATTCACAAAACGCGACACACTGTCATCTGTGTTTAGAAGTACTCCAGACTTGAACTTATTCCTAGAttaactgtattaaaaattactgtaaaactGTACCTCTCTGTTCCTATTAAATAGGAAAATTTATTGTAACACATcctaaaaacaagaaaagaaagtaaataggGTAGAAAGAGTTTAAATGTTAGAGGATGACTGTATTATTAATTTTGTACCTATTTTAGTCACCTTTGATAGCTGCATGGATCTCCCAGCAGGAACATTAGCTGGTGCTCATGCCAGTATTTTGTGGCTTTAATTATTTCAGCTATTGTTCCTACACTTAATAACACTTTCTCTTGGCTGTTGTCCTACCATTTTTATCAGTTATAGCACAACCTACCACGCTTACCTAAAACTTCAAATAATAGTGGAGTTTTATCAGCATATTGACTCCAGTGCCTCATGCTTTCAATGACTGCAGATAAGATCCgcaaagaattctttttttctttcatttttaattgagatGATGAAAATTCCTTTCAGTGGAAGATGAAAACTCAAGTTAGAGATACACATTCACACAATTTTAAAAGGCACATAATTTATATATTATGTTAAATATccaatatttacattaaaattaaagtatttgttCAGACTAGACAAACAACTCCCTGCCAATTTATATGATCATGCTGAGGATTGTAGGTTATCATACTATGAAAATCTCAGTTCTAAATTTTAGAAACTTAAAGGTTTACTACAGCAGCTAGGACTGATAAAAGCCTTATATTTCCTCAATTTTcgttttctttactgttttcttcattgcATCTTCCTATTAACTCTCTCCCATAAGTTTACCTGACTTTTGTCTTCTGGAACACAATTAGattgtttttcattcattttattttgctgaatattGTGGTTAAATTTATATGCCAGACTATGATCCTGTAGACTTCTTGAAACAGTGTTAGGTTTCACTGGCCATTGTCCTTTAGATGTGTATGTTTGGCTGGTTTCTGTTGTTTTGACATGCTGAGATGAACTACAGTTATCAGAGTGTTTTTGTTGCTGAACAGTTTTCAAACTATTTGAAAGGCTCTGAAACTTTTGAATAATTCCACTATGAGGTCTTAAATCTGTTGTGTTACTTAAAGGTCTATACTCATTTCTGTTCCAATCCTTAGTActaggagccttctcttctgccctgCAGTACAACATAAGACATAGTTCAGTATCACAGTATCTATTCTGACTACTCAGATAGGTAATAAAAGCAATCTATGTCTTCTTGTTTTAGCTTTAAAAACATCTGTTAAATATTCAGACTCAAAGCACTTGAGTATCCACTTAAATTTATCCATATACAGGGCAGTGATCCCACCTGTGCTTAAATCCAGCTGAATTCAATAGGTCATAAAAAGCTTGCTCAATTATTGTCCTGCCCTGAATAAGGGATCTTTCCTGACCCAAGATTCACATTTTTTCCATAACtctaaaataaaagaagcaaagcTTCTTCTGAGAGTGACATTTTCAAATTCTTCTACCACCATCACTGAAGAAGTTATTTTACAACAAACTCTAGTGCTGACCTCATTATTTCTAACACCCTTCATTTTATAAAGGCATCTCAGAAATTCCTTCCACCCCCATTCCATTTTGCCTTTGAAGGCACTTGTTCGAAACATTTGCTCTCTTTTTGCCATTGGAAAGGAAcaaaagaggggagagaaaaaggacaGCTATAACATTGTTGAAAGTTTTCCTGCCAGCTCTATGCATCTGAATCTGTAAGCTTTTCCTTGGTTTATAAAAGCACAGAGTTCACAATTATATTCAGTTTTGAGTAATAATTTTGATATATAACCACCCTTAGCTACACTTATAGAAGCTTATTTGAGTGTATTGATAAATTTAACTTCAAGTAAAGGAAAATCTCAAAAGCTTGCATCAAAGACAGGCAAAAATCAATTAACTTTTATGGCAAGACTGAATTTTAGGCCTGATAATAAGGCTAGATATTAGGTGTAATTAATAGGCCTCATTAGGTACACTGGAAAGATACTTCATTTCAGTGGCATTTGGCTCATAAGCATAATGGAATTATTCAGGACTACAGTGATGATCTGAGAATCAAGTGTGTCTCTCTGAATGCTACAAGAATATGAAATAATGTAAGATATATTTTCACGTGAGAATAATTTTGGTTAAGGaaggataataaaaattaaagacttCACCAACCTGCAGGCATACAAGTTTTTTCCAGCATTTGCTAAATTAGACTTTGATGCATTTGATGGTTTCATAAGGGAAGGAACCACCTGATGTTCTGTTCGGCTTTCAAAGATAAGTTTAAAGTGTCAGTCACATAGCCGCAGCTTTATTGTAAGACAGACACATGGATCATAGTTTGTGAAACAATTAGTACCCAAATAAAAAATCAATAAGCAACAAATAATCGGCTTTTACATACCCAttgtttgctgctttctgtagtTCAGCCAATTCTGGGTTTGCAGTTCCCCAGCCTAATTCTCAAAAGACAAAGGGTTGAATATGGATACAAACTCAAAAGCTTGAAAGGTAATACATCTACTTAGGGCTCCTACGCTTTTATCAGCTTAAGTTACAGACATTAGACTTACTAGCACAGTAAGACTTTATTACAAGCaaacttttttactttattataaGTAAAACATAACAAAAGCACTAAAGGCAGAATTCTGCATCATTCTTTCCAAGTagaatttgaaaaacagaagttcTTTTCTGAATTACAAGAAAGACATCTTATAAATGTTTCTTCTTGTAACACAGGACTTGAATGTTGATTGAaatcaactgaaaacaaaaggtcAGAGTTTCAAGAGACTCTATTTAAATGCCAGTGCTACTTCATTCTCTAACACACACAGAGTCAAACTCCCTCTAGGCACAAAGTATAAAAAGCTCAATTGTatagaggagaaagaaatttCCTGGAGgacattttttttacataatgaacttttcagaaataaatgtaaaggaTACATACAGTTCCTGATAAAGACAATGtctaatttaataaaatacaatcaTAAAGTTAAGATTTATTTGGAACtagagccattaaaaaaaatacatatatatatcttatTTACCGAATGATGTGGGAGAAAAGTTGTAATTACGAGTCCCTGAACTGGTACCCGGATCATTTTCCAGTGGATTTGATGTGAGGGgctgtctatttctttttttctgattgaacAGAGGTACAGGCAGACAACCTAAAATTGAATTTCAAATAATACTACTTTTCCAATAGCAAAAGGATACAGAATCTACACttgaaatatgtaaataaatttaCTTAACAATTATTTTACATCACCAATAGGAATTACATTTCGTAAACACATAACAGACCAGCCATTGCCCTCACAGAATTTATATTGCCAGCTCTCTGTCCATCCcatgaaagaaacatttcccTTTGTGACCAGTCCTGACTCTATTCAAAATCTTGCCCTGTACTGCAATAAAACAGATAACACATGCAAGTCCACTCAGGAAATGGGGGTCCAGCACTGAATACAGTATGAATACCGCTCGTGTGttgatagatatatatataaaaaaaagcataataagGTATGAATTGTAAAGCACAAATAAATGGATGGTACCTGCTGTGCTGCGAGTTGATGTGTCAGCCAAGCTCCGTTTCATTTCTTTGCTGTATCTTAATAGGCAACACCGTATTGATTACTCCAAATTTCCTATATGGAAGTTAGATAAGCAGACAAAGCAAACTAATTCATGTTGTAAACGCATCTAAATTTTATGTGATTTTATGGTGTTTTCTCTTAACTCTATATCCAGTGTCACACATCCCTTCAGACACAAGCCCAACACATTGTACTGAGCAGTTATACTGAGTTTAGAAGATCCACAGGTACACAAGTAACAAGCAATTGCTCTTTGCAGCGTAAGGGCCCACATGATTACATTCTTGAAGTAAATGTTACATTATCTACTTTTTCAAAGTGGTTTAAGAATACTGATTTCACTTCTGAATTTAAAAGCACCCATACATTCAAATGCcaaatataaattcatttttttttaattcctgaaaatATAATACTAATAGAAAATGCATACTTATACATTGCTCGAAAGTGTGATGGCAAGCTACATGGCTTTgagtaaaaatacaatttaactATTCTGTAAAAAATAGTGTCAcgcttcagaaaataaacttcttttctGTACTTTATGGTAGAGACCTAAAACCTTTAGCCAATTTCCTCATATATAAAATACTTCACAAGTCAAGAACACATTATTATCAGCCAAATATTATGAACAGAAAAAGTATATATTAACATATTAGGTACAGGTAGTTTGTCATATTTGTTTTCTGATTACTTGTATAGTGAATGTCTATGCATTACTCTATACATCGAGGACACTACACAGACTGCTGTGTTGCATTAGTTGCTATTCTATCAAAGTTAGCTGCTGGTGCATATTGCCTTTAGTGGCATGTGAATAATACTGCATGCTTGTGTGTATAAATAATGTAAGACGTTACCTATACATTTGTATAGGCATTTTGATCTGGCAGTTAACTGCAGGCAGCTATTAAAGATGTTGATAAGAATGAAGCACAAGTACCTACCACAGCTAGACTAATAGATCAATTCGCGCTTTATTTCTGTGAGATACGTCGATTACATGTCAATTACAGCAACTTCTAGTTAATTGCTGTTACACAATTTAACCGGGCACTATGAAGCCTAATGGCCATAAGTGATTTGTAAAATAAAACCCTCTGAACTTGACATTTCAGTTTATGAAGCCAGTTTTGGTGTTGCACAGCATTTTAGACtgcactgctttgctttctgtcctCTCTTGAAGATATGCAACCAAATCCCAGAGCTaacctgtaggaaaaaaaaaaagtaagctaaGGATGGATAACTGGCGATACCTGTGTAAGCCTCCGCTGTActtcacacagcagcagcaccagacACGGGCTAAAGGAGCCTGAAGCCCTTACcggaggctgagggagaggacTGAGGCGAAGCCCGCCAAAAAAAAACGGCCCACGAAAGAACGCCCTCGCGCCTAAGGGAGCGGGAAAAGGGCGGGAAGGGGCTGCCCACGCGCTCCCGGCTGAGGCGCGGCTGGCGCAGGCGCAGCTGGCGGTGGGCGGCTCTGAGGGAGGGGACGGCaccggcccggcggcgggcggggcgcggtTAAATGGGTGCTGTGTAGGATTTAACTAATTACCTCCGCACCCGTGGAACTGGCCCGCGTGGTGGTATGTTCAGCACTTAGAGAACCCGGGGCAGGAGCTGAATTGCCACAAATGTGTGAACGCAAACATAGatataaataaaagtatctgCACTCTTAATCCTGTTCTCTTTAACCCCTCTTCTGGGTTTTACACACTGATGTTCCCAGCTGTGTAACCCCTGACTGGTTCCTGTGTAAAATCTTCGCGCTCGGCAGGATCGGAGCCCACCCTTTTTTTGTAATCCTTTCACTTCAGCTTTGGAAGGCTTTGGTGAGCCACGTTACACTTGTATATACGCCTTCGTGGCTTTGATAGCTAGACTTCAATTACATTTCATTATTGCATATGTTTTTCAGCTCGTGTCACACATTCAAAGCACTACCAGATATTTGCACGTAGTACGTAACAACAATCTGAATTCTTAATGAACTAAAGACGATCCTACACAATTTTTCCAAGTGTAAGTACTGGCAAAGCACAGGAATAAGGGATTGTTCCCGGTGTTTAATTCAAAAGAGTGAAAGCTTTTCAAGTGTCTGCATTTTATGCCACAAATTTGTGGGTGCTTGTAATGTCCTGGGAGACCGGGAGTTAAAAGCTGTTTGGAAGTAAAGTTGGTCTAAGGGTATAAAAGAAGCCTCCGGGGCTTTAGTTTCTAAACTCATGTTTGGAAATGCACTGTATCTGTCCTAAGAAAGCTCTTCTTAGGAGACGAACTTCTCGCATGTTAAATGAGGTAAGTGCACAAACGATCTCTGTGTTTCGTTCAGTATTTCGCAAGGAATGATAAGCGCTACGGTACCACCAGCAATAAAAGACAGACTATACCTTCTGGCACTGCATGTTTGCATTTTGCCATTCGCTCTTCAGACTGCTGCGGCGTTTAAATTCAGCAAACCAAGATTGAGAGCGTGAGTGTTTTTTTTCAGGCAGGGTGAAAATCGCCGTTCTGGCACCGCCGCTGAAGAGACGGGGGTCAAAGGACAGTACAGACTGCCCAGCGCTGTAAAATACAACTTTACTGCCTTGTTTAATAAATTACTTACTATGATTAAATACCTGACAGCTTCCAAGTACAGCAGTAATACAGCTGAGCGTTTAAGTAAACAGTCTCTATTAACTCGCTGTAAGGTTCAGCAAACCTGTATGCACAAGCTGAAACAGAGAGAGCAACTTTTATAGGAAATACAATCCTGGCAGAACTCGTCTCAGTAAATCCTATGTTTAGCTTTCTTTTCCTAGACCTACAGTCTATCAGCCTGGGCTATAAAGCCTCTCCCAGGCACTAGCCAAATACTCTCTCAGTCACTGGAGTACAATCTTAATGAAAAGGAATTGTTCGATAAACATTCTTTATTCCCTTGcaatataacattttttttatatttatgccaTGTGTCAGATACTAATTACAAATACTTCTGTCATTTACAGCAGTTATTATTGCAGTTTCTGCTATTAAGACCTTCTATTCTAAATGTTGTGATCCTCATGGTGGAAGTTATGGCTGCTCTTTGCCTTAAGTTTCAGAAGCCTATCTGAATGCTTTTGGCAATGGAGAAAATCAAGTTGTTGGCTaaggattttttggggggagaacgCAACTATTGTCCCATTGTGGTCTgtatctgtttcctttttaataggAGATTGCAGAAGTTAGAAGGGCCGTCACTGACAAAGTTGTTTAACGTGTTAGAGGTCTGTGTTAGCAGATCCCAAGGCAGAACTAGCGCCAGGAATACTAGGTAAGTCAGTCATGGATAAATTGCAATTTAATTTCAGCTAGTGTGTTCCTTCTAATCACTGTTCTTCAGAtactagaaaacaaaaaaggtcaTACAAGCAACAACATGCTTTGAGGGACTCAGCTGTTCTTAGTTTTTTTTAGATGAAAGTACTTGATGTTTCAGCATTATGTGTTGATCTACAGCCAAGATATGATTCAtattttactggttttgcttGCTTTAAATCATTCTGCTCTTGTATACTGTAATGTTTATGTAATATAAAACATACATGAGCATACTTGTTACACCTAGTTTGCAATGCAAAAATatcacagatttttaaatgcGTTATtaaagtttacatttaaaaagtcatttcatACTGTCATTAATGCAATATCTACCTATACATCATATATTAATAGAGATTGCCTAGAGAAGTTAACTTTTGAACTGTGTAACAGTACCATTAACAGACTTGGAGATATTACTAAATATGGTAAATGAAGGGGAGGGTTCTCGAGAGGGAGGAGTGTCAGGTTAGCAACTCCCCGCCTCACAACGGGAGTCTAAAACTGTtagagaaatgtttattttatacaGGCTTAAAGAGTTTCCTATTAAAAAgagtaaagagaaatattttttttgagacaaaagTTTTACTttatcattattttctgttttgctttcagcAATTCTTAGAGCTGCTGAAAAGCATGACTTCCTCTTCTGTTGTTGATAAACCTCCGGTAAGACGGGTTGCTATCTTCGGGGGAACTCATGGCAATGAGTTATCAGGGGTATTTTTGGTCAAGTACTGGCAAGAGAATGGAGCTGAGATCCAAAGAACAGGAATGGACGTGAAACCATTTCTTACCAACCCAAGAGCCGTGAAGAAGTGTACTAGATACATTGACTGTGATCTGAACCGTGTTTTTGACACTGATAATCTTGGGTAAGAATAGTTGTACTTTCTgttgttttacttttctgctttttaaaattgtaaggAGCTTCCTTCCCAGATTAAAATGTTAACACAGTTCCACTACTCTTTTAACTGTGCAGTCACATAACTGAAATTATTGACCTTTAGCCCAAAAAGAACAAATGGCTTGAGTGTTAACAGATTCATTTTAAAACTACTGCTAGTAGAATGAGTCTCAAACCAACAGATGTTAAAAACAGCACTTTAAATTAGTATTAGATTAGCTGTATTTGTGTAAACTTAAGTATTGCTGTTCTGAGTTACAAAGTCATTATTTTTCACGTCTTCCTGTGCAATTCATGTTTGGAGCTCTTCTGAATACAATTATACTTGCAGGAAGATAGCAGATAAAAGCATTTAAAGGTAGACGTTTGAGTATCTATGTGAAAGAATTGCATACAAATCAGGGAAGTGCATTTGATTTCAGTTATATACAGTAAAACATACAAAACTTGAAATGAGCTAAGTTAAAAATAACGTATTCTATGGCAAAATGATAGACAAAAAGTCTCAGTAATTTAACTGAGTCATCATTTTAGAACAAATACAATCTGTAATTACTGTAAAATAGTATTTGATTATACGTTTTTAATAGGATTTCACgtttctctgcttttgagacATCTATTCCAGAGGTGTACT from Chroicocephalus ridibundus chromosome 7, bChrRid1.1, whole genome shotgun sequence includes the following:
- the SPATA22 gene encoding spermatogenesis-associated protein 22: MKRSLADTSTRSTAGCLPVPLFNQKKRNRQPLTSNPLENDPGTSSGTRNYNFSPTSFGWGTANPELAELQKAANNGRTEHQVVPSLMKPSNASKSNLANAGKNLYACRAEEKAPSTKDWNRNEYRPLSNTTDLRPHSGIIQKFQSLSNSLKTVQQQKHSDNCSSSQHVKTTETSQTYTSKGQWPVKPNTVSRSLQDHSLAYKFNHNIQQNKMNEKQSNCVPEDKSQEFSSSQLKMKEKKNSLRILSAVIESMRHWSQYADKTPLLFEVLGTLDSAVTPGPYGAKNFLLRDGKEILPCVFYEIDRELPRLIRGRVHRCMGNYEAKRNIFKCVSVRPATVQEQNTFQDFVKIADIEMTTYVKKMNET